The Meriones unguiculatus strain TT.TT164.6M chromosome 1, Bangor_MerUng_6.1, whole genome shotgun sequence genome has a segment encoding these proteins:
- the Gbf1 gene encoding Golgi-specific brefeldin A-resistance guanine nucleotide exchange factor 1 isoform X2 codes for MVDKNIYIIQGEINIVVGAIKRNARWSTHIPLDEERDPLLHSFSHLKEVLNSVTELSEIEPNVFLRPFLEVIRSEDTTGPITGLALTSVNKFLSYALIDPTHEGTAEGMENMADAVTHARFVGTDPASDEVVLMKILQVLRTLLLTPVGTHLTNESVCEIMQSCFRICFEMRLSELLRKSAEHTLVDMVQLLFTRLPQFKEEPKSYVGTNMKKISPCLLNKLELSSGEQTKALNQLERVLLFKNLKLKMRAGGMSDSSKWKKQKRSPRPPRHTTKVIPGSELPTPNGATLSSNLTGGVPFIDVPTSISSASSEAASAVVSPCTDSGLELSSQATSKEDLTDLEQAGSPREITATEPGSSEIGVSDHLDPQEGAHVEKAQSASVESIPEVLEECTSPTDHSDSASVHDMDYVNPRGVRFTQSSQKEGTALVPYGLPCIRELFRFLISLTNPHDRHNSEVMIHMGLHLLTVALESAPVAQCQTLLGLIKDEMCRHLFQLLSVERLNLYAASLRVCFLLFESMREHLKFQLEMYIKKLMEIITVENPKMPYEMKEMALEAVVQLWRIPSFVTELYINYDCDYYCSNLFEDLTKLLSKNAFPVSGQLYTTHLLSLDALLTVIDSTEAHCQAKVLNTLTQQEKKEAARPGYEAVDSTRETNSTERAASDGKATGMAPDAIGLHFPSGGWLSAEHGKPGCNDLEEAGDAGVDKKFTRKPPRFSCLLPDPRELIEIKNKKKLLITGTEQFNQKPKKGIQFLQEKGLLTIPMDNTEVAQWLRENPRLDKKMIGEFVSDRKNMDLLESFVSTFSFQGLRLDEALRLYLEAFRLPGEAPVIHRLLEAFTEHWRSCNGSPFANSDACFALAYAVIMLNTDQHNHNVRKQNAPMTLEEFRKNLKGVNGGKDFEQDILEDMYHAIKNEEIVMPEEQTGLVRENYVWSVLLHRGATPEGIFLRVPPGSYDLDLFTMTWGPTIAALSYVFDKSLEETIIQKAISGFRKCAMISAHYGLSDVFDNLIISLCKFTALSSESIENLPSVFGSNPKAHIAAKTVFHLAHRHGDILREGWKNIMEAMLQLFRAQLLPKAMVEVEDFVDPNGKISLQREETPSNRGESTVLSFVSWLTLSGPEQSSIRGPSTENQEAKRMALDCIKQCDPEKMITESKFLQLESLQELMKALVSVTPDEETYDEEDAAFCLEMLLRIVLENRDRVGCVWQTIRDHLYHLCVQAQDFCFLVERAVVGLLRLAIRLLRREEISGQVLLSLRILLLMKPSVLSRVSHQVAYGLHELLKTNAANIHSGDDWATLFTLLECIGSGVKPPDTLQATARADAPDAGAQSDSELPSYHQNDVSLDRGYTSDSEVYTDHGRPSKIHRSATDADMVNSGWLVVGKDDIDNSKPGAVLSRPGPSPLVNQYSLTVGLDLGPHDTKSLLKCVESLSFIVRDAAHITPDNFELCVKTLRIFVEASLNGGCKSQDKRGKNHKYDSKGNRFKKKPKEGSMLRRPRASNQHATRGGHSDEEEDEGVPASYHTVSLQVSQDLLDLMHTLHTRAASIYSSWAEEQRHLETGGRKIEADSRTLWAHCWCPLLQGIACLCCDARRQVRMQALTYLQRALLVHDLQKLDALEWESCFNKVLFPLLTKLLENISPADVGGMEETRMRASTLLSKVFLQHLSPLLSLSTFAALWLTILDFMDKYMHAGSSDLLSEAIPESLKNMLLVMDTAEIFHSADARGGGPSALWEITWERIDCFLPHLRDELFKQTVIQDPVLTEPPSQKPLASAHLTPAAGDPRMPGNPPPPEIPSEVGACDSEKPESTRAASSSSPGSPVASSPSRLSPAPEGPPPLAQPPLILQPLTSPLQVGVPPMTLPIILNPALIEATSPVPLLATPRPTDPIPTSEVN; via the exons AACTCTCAGAGATTGAGCCAAATGTATTCCTTCGTCCATTTTTGGAAGTTATCCGCTCTGAAGACACCACTGGTCCTATCACCGGCCTGGCACTCACCTCTGTCAACAAGTTCCTATCCTACGCACTCATAG ATCCAACTCATGAGGGCACAGCAGAGGGCATGGAGAACATGGCAGATGCTGTCACTCATGCTCGTTTTGTGGGCACAGATCCTGCCAGTGATGAAGTTGTCCTGATGAAAATCCTTCAG GTTCTCCGAACTCTGTTGCTAACCCCAGTTGGTACCCACTTAACAAATGAATCTGTATGTGAGATTATGCAGTCTTGCTTCCGGATTTGCTTTGAAATGAGGCTCAGTG AGTTATTGAGAAAATCCGCAGAGCACACTCTCGTAGACATGGTGCAGCTGCTCTTCACAAG GTTACCTCAGTTTAAAGAAGAGCCCAAGAGCTATGTGGGAACAAATATGAAGAAG ATTTCTCCATGTCTCCTCAACAAACTGGAGCTAAGTAGTGGGGAGCAGACCAAAGCCCTGAACCAGTTAGAGAGGGTTCTACTGTTTAAGAACCTCaag CTGAAAATGAGAGCAGGAGGCATGAGTGACTCATCGAagtggaagaaacagaaaagatccCCTCGACCTCCTCGTCATACCACCAAAGTCATACCAGGTTCAGAGCTGCCAACCCCAAATGGAGCCACCTTATCCTCTAACCTTACTG GTGGTGTGCCTTTCATTGATGTGCCCACATCCATCTCCTCTGCAAGTTCGGAAGCTGCTTCAGCAGTTGTCAGTCCCTGTACAGATAGTGGCCTGGAATTATCCTCCCAGGCCACTTCCAAGGAGGACCTCACTGACCTGGAGCAAGCTGGCTCCCCAAGGGAAATCACAGCCACGGAGCCTGGGAGCAGTGAGATAGGAGTTTCCGATCATCTTGACCCTCAG GAAGGGGCTCATGTGGAAAAGGCTCAGTCAGCATCGGTGGAATCTATCCCTGAAGTGTTGGAGGAGTGCACATCCCCTACTGACCACTCTGACTCTGCCTCTGTCCATGACATGGACTATGTCAATCCTCGGGGCGTGCGCTTTACCCAGTCTTCCCAGAAGGAAG GTACAGCTTTGGTTCCTTATGGCCTTCCTTGCATCCGTGAGCTCTTCCGCTTCCTTATCTCCCTCACAAATCCACATGACCGCCATAACTCAGAGGTTATGATCCATATGGGACTACATTTGCTGACGGTAGCTCTTGAGTCAGCCCCGGTAGCCCAGTGCCAGACCCTCTTGGGACTCATCAAGGATGAGATGTGCCGCCACTTATTCCAG TTACTCAGTGTGGAGCGACTGAACCTTTATGCTGCTTCCCTACGAGTATGTTTCTTACTCTTTGAGAGCATGCGGGAGCACCTCAAGTTCCAACTAGAG ATGTACATCAAAAAGCTCATGGAGATCATCACTGTTGAAAACCCCAAGATGCCTTATGAGATGAAGGAGATGGCGCTGGAGGCTGTGGTGCAGCTCTGGCGCATCCCCAGCTTCGTCACTGAGCTCTACATCAACTACGACTGTGACTACTACTGCTCCAACCTCTTTGAAGACCTCACCAAGCTGCTGTCCAAG AATGCCTTTCCTGTGTCTGGTCAGCTTTATACAACACACCTACTGTCCCTTGATGCCCTCTTAACAGTTATTGATAGCACTGAGGCTCACTGTCAGGCCAAAGTCCTCAACACCCTCACccagcaagagaagaaagaagcagcCAGACCAGGCTATGAGGCAGTGGATAGCACCCGAGAAACTAACAGTA CtgagagagcagccagtgatGGGAAAGCCACAGGCATGGCCCCAGATGCCATAGGCCTTCATTTTCCAAGTGGAGGATGGTTGTCAGCAGAACATGGAAAGCCAGGATGCAATGATCTGGAGGAAGCTGGTGACGCTGGGG TTGACAAAAAGTTCACCAGAAAGCCGCCTCGATTTTCCTGTCTTCTGCCAGATCCACGGGAACTgattgaaattaaaaacaaaaaaaag CTGCTGATCACTGGCACAGAGCAGTTcaaccaaaaaccaaagaagGGGATCCAGTTTCTGCAAGAGAAAGGCCTCCTCACCATCCCAATGGATAAcacagaggtagctcagtggCTTCGAGAAAACCCTCGGTTAGACAAGAAAATGATTGGAGAGTTTGTGAGTGACCGCAAAAACATGGACCTGTTGGAGAGTTTTGTGAG CACCTTCAGCTTTCAGGGTTTGCGGCTTGATGAAGCTCTCCGACTCTACCTGGAAGCCTTCCGTTTGCCTGGGGAAGCACCAGTTATTCACAGGTTGCTGGAGGCATTCACCGAGCACTGGAGA AGTTGTAATGGCTCCCCATTTGCCAATAGTGATGCCTGCTTTGCCCTGGCCTATGCTGTCATAATGCTTAACACTGACCAGCATAACCACAATGTTCGAAAACAGAACGCACCAATGACCCTGGAG GAGTTTCGAAAAAACCTAAAAGGTGTGAATGGAGGCAAGGACTTTGAGCAAGACATCCTGGAGGACATGTACCATGCCATCAA GAATGAGGAAATAGTGATGCCGGAGGAGCAGACAGGCCTGGTTCGTGAGAACTATGTGTGGAGTGTGCTGCTTCATCGAGGTGCTACCCCTGAGGGCATATTCCTTCGTGTACCTCCTGGCAGCTACGATCTTGACCTCTTCACTATGACCTGGGGCCCCACTATTGCTGCTCTCTCTTATGTCTTTGATAAAAGCCTTGAGGAGACCATCATCCAGAAAGCCATCTCAGGCTTCAG GAAATGTGCCATGATCTCCGCCCACTATGGCCTCAGCGATGTGTTTGACAATCTCATCATCTCTCTGTGcaaattcacagcactaagtaGTGAG TCCATTGAGAACCTGCCCAGTGTATTTGGGAGCAACCCTAAAGCCCATATTGCAGCCAAGACAGTATTCCATTTGGCCCATCGTCATGGTGACATCCTTCGGGAGGGCTGGAAGAATATCATGGAGGCTATGCTGCAGCTCTTCCGAGCCCAACTTTTACCCAAGGCTATGGTGGAG GTAGAAGATTTTGTAGATCCCAATGGCAAGATCTCTCTACAGCGGGAGGAAACACCATCAAACCG AGGGGAGTCAACAGTACTTAGCTTCGTGAGCTGGCTGACACTGAGTGGTCCTGAGCAGTCTAGCATTCGGGGTCCATCTACAGAGAACCAAGAGGCCAAGAGAATGGCCTTGGACTGTATTAAG CAATGTGACCCAGAAAAAATGATCACAGAAAGCAAGTTCCTCCAGCTGGAATCACTGCAGGAACTCATGAAG GCTCTGGTCTCAGTAACACCAGATGAAGAGACATATGATGAAGAAGATGCTGCTTTCTGTCTGGAGATGCTGCTAAGGATCGTGTTAGAGAACAG GGACCGTGTGGGCTGTGTATGGCAGACCATTCGAGATCATCTGTACCATCTGTGTGTTCAGGCACAAGATTTCTGCTTCCTTGTGGAGCGAGCAGTGGTAGGGCTGTTACGCCTAGCCATTCGGCTGCTCCGGAGAGAAGAGATTAGTGGCCAG GTCCTGCTTTCCCTGCGCATCTTGTTACTGATGAAGCCCAGCGTGCTGTCCAGAGTCAGCCACCAGGTGGCGTATGGGCTACATGAGCTCCTCAAGACCAACGCCGCCAACATCCACTCGGGTGATGACTGGGCCACCCTCTTCACGTTGCTTGAGTGCATCGGCTCAGGCGTGAAGCCTCCAGATACTCTACAGGCCACGGCCAGGGCTGATGCTCCTGATGCTG GAGCACAGTCAGACAGTGAGCTCCCATCCTACCATCAAAATGATGTCAGCCTGGACCGGGGGTACACTTCCGACTCAGAAGTCTACACTGACCATGGCAGGCCTAGCAAGATACACCGATCAGCCACAGATGCCGACATGGTCAACAGTGGTTGGTTAGTG GTGGGGAAGGATGACATTGATAACTCCAAACCAGGAGCGGTTCTCAGCAGGCCAGGCCCTTCACCCCTGGTCAATCAGTACAGCCTCACAGTGGGCCTGGACCTGGGACCACATGACACTAAGTCCCTGCTTAAGTGTGTGGAGTCACTGTCCTTCATTGTTCGTGATGCTGCTCACATCACCCCAGACAACTTTGAACTCTGTGTCAAGACTCTCCGCATCTTTGTAGAAGCCAGCCTGAATGGTG GGTGCAAGTCCCAGGATAAACGTGGCAAGAATCACAAATATGACAGCAAAGGGAACCGCTTCAAGAAAAAACCCAAGGAGGGCTCAATGCTTCGGCGGCCCCGAGCCTCCAACCAACATGCCACTCGGGGTGGACACAGTGATGAAGAGGAGGATGAAGGTGTGCCTGCCAGCTACCACACGGTGTCTTTACAGGTCAGTCAGGAC TTGCTAGACCTGATGCACACCCTGCACACTCGGGCAGCCTCCATCTATAGTTCCTGGGCAGAGGAGCAGCGCCACCTGGAGACAGGCGGCCGGAAGATTGAAGCCGATTCACGCACCCTCTGGGCTCACTGCTGGTGCCCTTTATTACAAG GTATCGCCTGCCTGTGCTGCGATGCCCGGCGCCAGGTGCGGATGCAGGCCCTGACATACCTGCAGCGCGCCCTTCTGGTACATGACCTTCAAAAGCTAGATGCCCTGGAGTGGGAGTCCTGCTTTAACAAG GTGCTGTTTCCTCTACTGACCAAGCTTTTAGAGAATATCAGTCCTGCAGATGTGGGCGGGATGGAGGAGACCCGGATGAGGGCTTCTACACTGCTCTCAAAG GTCTTCCTGCAGCACCTGTCTCCGCTGCTGTCGCTGTCCACCTTCGCCGCCCTGTGGCTCACCATTCTGGACTTCATGGACAAGTACATGCATGCAGGTTCCAGTGATTTGTTG TCAGAAGCCATCCCTGAGTCTCTGAAGAACATGCTCCTGGTGATGGACACAGCAGAGATTTTCCACAGTGCAGATGCAAGAGGAGGTGGTCCCTCTGCTCTCTGGGAGATCACCTGGGAGCGCATCGATTGCTTTTTGCCACACTTACGGGATGAGCTCTTCAAGCAGACTGTCATCCAGG ACCCCGTGCTCACAGAACCTCCCAGCCAaaaacctctggcctctgcccacCTGACTCCTGCTGCTGGTGATCCCAGGATGCCTGGCAATCCACCTCCCCCAGAGATACCCTCAGAAGTGGGGGCTTGTG ACTCGGAGAAGCCTGAG
- the Gbf1 gene encoding Golgi-specific brefeldin A-resistance guanine nucleotide exchange factor 1 isoform X5: MVDKNIYIIQGEINIVVGAIKRNARWSTHIPLDEERDPLLHSFSHLKEVLNSVTELSEIEPNVFLRPFLEVIRSEDTTGPITGLALTSVNKFLSYALIDPTHEGTAEGMENMADAVTHARFVGTDPASDEVVLMKILQVLRTLLLTPVGTHLTNESVCEIMQSCFRICFEMRLSELLRKSAEHTLVDMVQLLFTRLPQFKEEPKSYVGTNMKKLKMRAGGMSDSSKWKKQKRSPRPPRHTTKVIPGSELPTPNGATLSSNLTGGVPFIDVPTSISSASSEAASAVVSPCTDSGLELSSQATSKEDLTDLEQAGSPREITATEPGSSEIGVSDHLDPQQEGAHVEKAQSASVESIPEVLEECTSPTDHSDSASVHDMDYVNPRGVRFTQSSQKEGTALVPYGLPCIRELFRFLISLTNPHDRHNSEVMIHMGLHLLTVALESAPVAQCQTLLGLIKDEMCRHLFQLLSVERLNLYAASLRVCFLLFESMREHLKFQLEMYIKKLMEIITVENPKMPYEMKEMALEAVVQLWRIPSFVTELYINYDCDYYCSNLFEDLTKLLSKNAFPVSGQLYTTHLLSLDALLTVIDSTEAHCQAKVLNTLTQQEKKEAARPGYEAVDSTRETNSTERAASDGKATGMAPDAIGLHFPSGGWLSAEHGKPGCNDLEEAGDAGVDKKFTRKPPRFSCLLPDPRELIEIKNKKKLLITGTEQFNQKPKKGIQFLQEKGLLTIPMDNTEVAQWLRENPRLDKKMIGEFVSDRKNMDLLESFVSTFSFQGLRLDEALRLYLEAFRLPGEAPVIHRLLEAFTEHWRSCNGSPFANSDACFALAYAVIMLNTDQHNHNVRKQNAPMTLEEFRKNLKGVNGGKDFEQDILEDMYHAIKNEEIVMPEEQTGLVRENYVWSVLLHRGATPEGIFLRVPPGSYDLDLFTMTWGPTIAALSYVFDKSLEETIIQKAISGFRKCAMISAHYGLSDVFDNLIISLCKFTALSSESIENLPSVFGSNPKAHIAAKTVFHLAHRHGDILREGWKNIMEAMLQLFRAQLLPKAMVEVEDFVDPNGKISLQREETPSNRGESTVLSFVSWLTLSGPEQSSIRGPSTENQEAKRMALDCIKQCDPEKMITESKFLQLESLQELMKALVSVTPDEETYDEEDAAFCLEMLLRIVLENRDRVGCVWQTIRDHLYHLCVQAQDFCFLVERAVVGLLRLAIRLLRREEISGQVLLSLRILLLMKPSVLSRVSHQVAYGLHELLKTNAANIHSGDDWATLFTLLECIGSGVKPPDTLQATARADAPDAGAQSDSELPSYHQNDVSLDRGYTSDSEVYTDHGRPSKIHRSATDADMVNSGWLVVGKDDIDNSKPGAVLSRPGPSPLVNQYSLTVGLDLGPHDTKSLLKCVESLSFIVRDAAHITPDNFELCVKTLRIFVEASLNGGCKSQDKRGKNHKYDSKGNRFKKKPKEGSMLRRPRASNQHATRGGHSDEEEDEGVPASYHTVSLQVSQDLLDLMHTLHTRAASIYSSWAEEQRHLETGGRKIEADSRTLWAHCWCPLLQGIACLCCDARRQVRMQALTYLQRALLVHDLQKLDALEWESCFNKVLFPLLTKLLENISPADVGGMEETRMRASTLLSKVFLQHLSPLLSLSTFAALWLTILDFMDKYMHAGSSDLLSEAIPESLKNMLLVMDTAEIFHSADARGGGPSALWEITWERIDCFLPHLRDELFKQTVIQDPVLTEPPSQKPLASAHLTPAAGDPRMPGNPPPPEIPSEVGACDSEKPESTRAASSSSPGSPVASSPSRLSPAPEGPPPLAQPPLILQPLTSPLQVGVPPMTLPIILNPALIEATSPVPLLATPRPTDPIPTSEVN, encoded by the exons AACTCTCAGAGATTGAGCCAAATGTATTCCTTCGTCCATTTTTGGAAGTTATCCGCTCTGAAGACACCACTGGTCCTATCACCGGCCTGGCACTCACCTCTGTCAACAAGTTCCTATCCTACGCACTCATAG ATCCAACTCATGAGGGCACAGCAGAGGGCATGGAGAACATGGCAGATGCTGTCACTCATGCTCGTTTTGTGGGCACAGATCCTGCCAGTGATGAAGTTGTCCTGATGAAAATCCTTCAG GTTCTCCGAACTCTGTTGCTAACCCCAGTTGGTACCCACTTAACAAATGAATCTGTATGTGAGATTATGCAGTCTTGCTTCCGGATTTGCTTTGAAATGAGGCTCAGTG AGTTATTGAGAAAATCCGCAGAGCACACTCTCGTAGACATGGTGCAGCTGCTCTTCACAAG GTTACCTCAGTTTAAAGAAGAGCCCAAGAGCTATGTGGGAACAAATATGAAGAAG CTGAAAATGAGAGCAGGAGGCATGAGTGACTCATCGAagtggaagaaacagaaaagatccCCTCGACCTCCTCGTCATACCACCAAAGTCATACCAGGTTCAGAGCTGCCAACCCCAAATGGAGCCACCTTATCCTCTAACCTTACTG GTGGTGTGCCTTTCATTGATGTGCCCACATCCATCTCCTCTGCAAGTTCGGAAGCTGCTTCAGCAGTTGTCAGTCCCTGTACAGATAGTGGCCTGGAATTATCCTCCCAGGCCACTTCCAAGGAGGACCTCACTGACCTGGAGCAAGCTGGCTCCCCAAGGGAAATCACAGCCACGGAGCCTGGGAGCAGTGAGATAGGAGTTTCCGATCATCTTGACCCTCAG CAGGAAGGGGCTCATGTGGAAAAGGCTCAGTCAGCATCGGTGGAATCTATCCCTGAAGTGTTGGAGGAGTGCACATCCCCTACTGACCACTCTGACTCTGCCTCTGTCCATGACATGGACTATGTCAATCCTCGGGGCGTGCGCTTTACCCAGTCTTCCCAGAAGGAAG GTACAGCTTTGGTTCCTTATGGCCTTCCTTGCATCCGTGAGCTCTTCCGCTTCCTTATCTCCCTCACAAATCCACATGACCGCCATAACTCAGAGGTTATGATCCATATGGGACTACATTTGCTGACGGTAGCTCTTGAGTCAGCCCCGGTAGCCCAGTGCCAGACCCTCTTGGGACTCATCAAGGATGAGATGTGCCGCCACTTATTCCAG TTACTCAGTGTGGAGCGACTGAACCTTTATGCTGCTTCCCTACGAGTATGTTTCTTACTCTTTGAGAGCATGCGGGAGCACCTCAAGTTCCAACTAGAG ATGTACATCAAAAAGCTCATGGAGATCATCACTGTTGAAAACCCCAAGATGCCTTATGAGATGAAGGAGATGGCGCTGGAGGCTGTGGTGCAGCTCTGGCGCATCCCCAGCTTCGTCACTGAGCTCTACATCAACTACGACTGTGACTACTACTGCTCCAACCTCTTTGAAGACCTCACCAAGCTGCTGTCCAAG AATGCCTTTCCTGTGTCTGGTCAGCTTTATACAACACACCTACTGTCCCTTGATGCCCTCTTAACAGTTATTGATAGCACTGAGGCTCACTGTCAGGCCAAAGTCCTCAACACCCTCACccagcaagagaagaaagaagcagcCAGACCAGGCTATGAGGCAGTGGATAGCACCCGAGAAACTAACAGTA CtgagagagcagccagtgatGGGAAAGCCACAGGCATGGCCCCAGATGCCATAGGCCTTCATTTTCCAAGTGGAGGATGGTTGTCAGCAGAACATGGAAAGCCAGGATGCAATGATCTGGAGGAAGCTGGTGACGCTGGGG TTGACAAAAAGTTCACCAGAAAGCCGCCTCGATTTTCCTGTCTTCTGCCAGATCCACGGGAACTgattgaaattaaaaacaaaaaaaag CTGCTGATCACTGGCACAGAGCAGTTcaaccaaaaaccaaagaagGGGATCCAGTTTCTGCAAGAGAAAGGCCTCCTCACCATCCCAATGGATAAcacagaggtagctcagtggCTTCGAGAAAACCCTCGGTTAGACAAGAAAATGATTGGAGAGTTTGTGAGTGACCGCAAAAACATGGACCTGTTGGAGAGTTTTGTGAG CACCTTCAGCTTTCAGGGTTTGCGGCTTGATGAAGCTCTCCGACTCTACCTGGAAGCCTTCCGTTTGCCTGGGGAAGCACCAGTTATTCACAGGTTGCTGGAGGCATTCACCGAGCACTGGAGA AGTTGTAATGGCTCCCCATTTGCCAATAGTGATGCCTGCTTTGCCCTGGCCTATGCTGTCATAATGCTTAACACTGACCAGCATAACCACAATGTTCGAAAACAGAACGCACCAATGACCCTGGAG GAGTTTCGAAAAAACCTAAAAGGTGTGAATGGAGGCAAGGACTTTGAGCAAGACATCCTGGAGGACATGTACCATGCCATCAA GAATGAGGAAATAGTGATGCCGGAGGAGCAGACAGGCCTGGTTCGTGAGAACTATGTGTGGAGTGTGCTGCTTCATCGAGGTGCTACCCCTGAGGGCATATTCCTTCGTGTACCTCCTGGCAGCTACGATCTTGACCTCTTCACTATGACCTGGGGCCCCACTATTGCTGCTCTCTCTTATGTCTTTGATAAAAGCCTTGAGGAGACCATCATCCAGAAAGCCATCTCAGGCTTCAG GAAATGTGCCATGATCTCCGCCCACTATGGCCTCAGCGATGTGTTTGACAATCTCATCATCTCTCTGTGcaaattcacagcactaagtaGTGAG TCCATTGAGAACCTGCCCAGTGTATTTGGGAGCAACCCTAAAGCCCATATTGCAGCCAAGACAGTATTCCATTTGGCCCATCGTCATGGTGACATCCTTCGGGAGGGCTGGAAGAATATCATGGAGGCTATGCTGCAGCTCTTCCGAGCCCAACTTTTACCCAAGGCTATGGTGGAG GTAGAAGATTTTGTAGATCCCAATGGCAAGATCTCTCTACAGCGGGAGGAAACACCATCAAACCG AGGGGAGTCAACAGTACTTAGCTTCGTGAGCTGGCTGACACTGAGTGGTCCTGAGCAGTCTAGCATTCGGGGTCCATCTACAGAGAACCAAGAGGCCAAGAGAATGGCCTTGGACTGTATTAAG CAATGTGACCCAGAAAAAATGATCACAGAAAGCAAGTTCCTCCAGCTGGAATCACTGCAGGAACTCATGAAG GCTCTGGTCTCAGTAACACCAGATGAAGAGACATATGATGAAGAAGATGCTGCTTTCTGTCTGGAGATGCTGCTAAGGATCGTGTTAGAGAACAG GGACCGTGTGGGCTGTGTATGGCAGACCATTCGAGATCATCTGTACCATCTGTGTGTTCAGGCACAAGATTTCTGCTTCCTTGTGGAGCGAGCAGTGGTAGGGCTGTTACGCCTAGCCATTCGGCTGCTCCGGAGAGAAGAGATTAGTGGCCAG GTCCTGCTTTCCCTGCGCATCTTGTTACTGATGAAGCCCAGCGTGCTGTCCAGAGTCAGCCACCAGGTGGCGTATGGGCTACATGAGCTCCTCAAGACCAACGCCGCCAACATCCACTCGGGTGATGACTGGGCCACCCTCTTCACGTTGCTTGAGTGCATCGGCTCAGGCGTGAAGCCTCCAGATACTCTACAGGCCACGGCCAGGGCTGATGCTCCTGATGCTG GAGCACAGTCAGACAGTGAGCTCCCATCCTACCATCAAAATGATGTCAGCCTGGACCGGGGGTACACTTCCGACTCAGAAGTCTACACTGACCATGGCAGGCCTAGCAAGATACACCGATCAGCCACAGATGCCGACATGGTCAACAGTGGTTGGTTAGTG GTGGGGAAGGATGACATTGATAACTCCAAACCAGGAGCGGTTCTCAGCAGGCCAGGCCCTTCACCCCTGGTCAATCAGTACAGCCTCACAGTGGGCCTGGACCTGGGACCACATGACACTAAGTCCCTGCTTAAGTGTGTGGAGTCACTGTCCTTCATTGTTCGTGATGCTGCTCACATCACCCCAGACAACTTTGAACTCTGTGTCAAGACTCTCCGCATCTTTGTAGAAGCCAGCCTGAATGGTG GGTGCAAGTCCCAGGATAAACGTGGCAAGAATCACAAATATGACAGCAAAGGGAACCGCTTCAAGAAAAAACCCAAGGAGGGCTCAATGCTTCGGCGGCCCCGAGCCTCCAACCAACATGCCACTCGGGGTGGACACAGTGATGAAGAGGAGGATGAAGGTGTGCCTGCCAGCTACCACACGGTGTCTTTACAGGTCAGTCAGGAC TTGCTAGACCTGATGCACACCCTGCACACTCGGGCAGCCTCCATCTATAGTTCCTGGGCAGAGGAGCAGCGCCACCTGGAGACAGGCGGCCGGAAGATTGAAGCCGATTCACGCACCCTCTGGGCTCACTGCTGGTGCCCTTTATTACAAG GTATCGCCTGCCTGTGCTGCGATGCCCGGCGCCAGGTGCGGATGCAGGCCCTGACATACCTGCAGCGCGCCCTTCTGGTACATGACCTTCAAAAGCTAGATGCCCTGGAGTGGGAGTCCTGCTTTAACAAG GTGCTGTTTCCTCTACTGACCAAGCTTTTAGAGAATATCAGTCCTGCAGATGTGGGCGGGATGGAGGAGACCCGGATGAGGGCTTCTACACTGCTCTCAAAG GTCTTCCTGCAGCACCTGTCTCCGCTGCTGTCGCTGTCCACCTTCGCCGCCCTGTGGCTCACCATTCTGGACTTCATGGACAAGTACATGCATGCAGGTTCCAGTGATTTGTTG TCAGAAGCCATCCCTGAGTCTCTGAAGAACATGCTCCTGGTGATGGACACAGCAGAGATTTTCCACAGTGCAGATGCAAGAGGAGGTGGTCCCTCTGCTCTCTGGGAGATCACCTGGGAGCGCATCGATTGCTTTTTGCCACACTTACGGGATGAGCTCTTCAAGCAGACTGTCATCCAGG ACCCCGTGCTCACAGAACCTCCCAGCCAaaaacctctggcctctgcccacCTGACTCCTGCTGCTGGTGATCCCAGGATGCCTGGCAATCCACCTCCCCCAGAGATACCCTCAGAAGTGGGGGCTTGTG ACTCGGAGAAGCCTGAG